The Streptomyces capitiformicae genome contains the following window.
GCCTCGCGATGGTGCTTGCCTATTACAGGCGTTTCGTGCCGCTGGAAGAGCTCCGTGTGGCGTGCGGCGTCTCCCGCGACGGTTCCAAGGCGTCCAACCTGATCAAGGCCGCGCGCAGCTACGGCATGGTCGCCAAGGGCATGCAGCTCACACCGGAGTCACTGGCCGGCATCAAGCCACCAGCCATCGTCTTCTGGGAGTTCAACCACTTCATAGTCCTGGAAGGCATCGGACGTCGGTGGGGCAAGCCGGTCGTGTATGTCAACGACCCGGCGGAGGGCCGCCGGGTGCTGACCGCGGAGGAGTTCGACGAGGGCTTCACCGGCGTCGCTCTGCTGATGGAGCCGGGTGACGATTTCAAGCCCGGCGGGCGCCGCCCTGGCATCCTCGCCGGTTTGCCCGCGCGGTTGCGCGGCACCGGGGGCATGGTCCTGCTCGGTGCGCTCGCGAGCCTGCTGCTGATGGTGCTCGGCGTCGCCACCCCCGCCTTCACCCGCGCCTACGTGGACAATGTGCTGCTGGGCGGGGACACCTCGATCCTGATGCCGCTCGCGTTGCTGATGGCCTGCACCGTGGCGGGCACGGTCGCGCTGACCGCGTTGCGCCAGTCCTTCCTGGTCCGCGCACAGATCACCAGCGCCACGCTCAGCAGCGCACGCTTCCTGCGGCACCTGTTCCGGCTGCCGCTGCAGTTCTTCGCCCAGCGAAGCGCCGCCGACCTGACCAGCCGCATGAGCTCCAACGAGAATGTGGCGCAGATGCTGTCACGCGACCTGAGCGGTGTCGTCGTCGACGCGCTGGTCGTGCTGCTGTACGCGGGCTTGCTATGGAGCTACAACCCCGAACTCACCATGCTCGGTGTGGCGATGGCCTTGTTGAACGTGGTGGCACTGCGGACAGTCGCCCGCCTCCGCTCGACCCGAGTGCACAAGCTCGCGGCGGACGAGTCCACGATGATCGGCGTGTCCTACAACGGACTTGAGCTCATCGAGACGCTGAAGGCCACTGGCGGGGAGAACGAGTACTTCCGCAAGTGGGCCGGAGCGTACGCGAAGGTGCTGACCGGCGAACAGCGGACCGCGACGCCCACTGCAGTGCTGTCGGTCGTCGCGCCCACGCTCGCGGCACTCAACAGCGCGATGATCCTGCTGGTCGGTGGCCTGCAAGCGGTCGAAGGACACATCACGATCGGCGTGCTGGTGGCGTTCCAAGCATTGATCACGTCGTTCACCGGCCCGATCACCCAGCTCACCGGCACCATGGGGCAGATTCAGGACTTCGGCGTCGATGTGGCGCGCCTGCGTGACGTCGAGAACTTCCCGCCCGAGGACATCGACGAGGCTGTAGAACCGGAGCGCGTACGCAAGCTGGACGGCCGGGTCCGGTTCGACGACGTGACCTTCGGATACAGCCCGCTGGGCGTACCGCAGCTGGCAGACTTCACGCTTGAGGTCGGGCCTGGCGAACAGATCGCGCTGGTGGGCGGATCCGGCAGCGGCAAGTCCACGGTGTCCCGCCTGATGGCAGGCCACTACCAGCCGTGGAACGGCGCGGTGTTGGTCGACGGGCTGCCCAGGACAGCCATCCCCCGCAGTGTCCTCGCCGCGTCGGTGGCGTTCGTGGATCAGGAGATCTTCCTCTTCGAGGGCACCGTGCGGGACAACGTGACACTGTGGGACACCACGATCAACGACGACGAGGTCGTCGCCGCGCTGAAGGACGCCGAAGTCTACGACGTGGTCTCCGGCCGCAAGGGCGGCATCCACAGCCGCGTACTCGAGGACGGCCGCAATTTCTCCGGCGGCCAGCGGCAGCGCCTGGAGATCGCCAGGGCGCTCGTCCGCGCGCCGAGCGTGCTGGTGCTCGACGAGGCCACCAGCGCGCTGGACGCAGAGACGGAGCGGCGCATCACCGCCAACCTCCGGCGACGCGGTTGCGCGACCGTGGTGATCGCGCACCGGCTGTCCACCATCCGCGACAGCGACGAAATCCTGGTGCTGAACAAGGGAAGCGTCGTGGAACGGGGTAAGCACGACGACCTCGTCCTGGCAGGCGGGCCGTACGCCGAGTTGATCAGGGAGCACTGATGACCTTCACTCTCACCCGTGCCGCCGGGCCGGACAGCGCGTCGCCACTGGAGCGCCTCGGCGAGGCCGTTGCCTGCGACGCAGGGAGTATCCCCTTGGCAGCCTCGAAGACACTGTGGCTGGTCACGGG
Protein-coding sequences here:
- a CDS encoding NHLP family bacteriocin export ABC transporter peptidase/permease/ATPase subunit codes for the protein MSTTYRKVQTPSVLQMEVVECGAASLAMVLAYYRRFVPLEELRVACGVSRDGSKASNLIKAARSYGMVAKGMQLTPESLAGIKPPAIVFWEFNHFIVLEGIGRRWGKPVVYVNDPAEGRRVLTAEEFDEGFTGVALLMEPGDDFKPGGRRPGILAGLPARLRGTGGMVLLGALASLLLMVLGVATPAFTRAYVDNVLLGGDTSILMPLALLMACTVAGTVALTALRQSFLVRAQITSATLSSARFLRHLFRLPLQFFAQRSAADLTSRMSSNENVAQMLSRDLSGVVVDALVVLLYAGLLWSYNPELTMLGVAMALLNVVALRTVARLRSTRVHKLAADESTMIGVSYNGLELIETLKATGGENEYFRKWAGAYAKVLTGEQRTATPTAVLSVVAPTLAALNSAMILLVGGLQAVEGHITIGVLVAFQALITSFTGPITQLTGTMGQIQDFGVDVARLRDVENFPPEDIDEAVEPERVRKLDGRVRFDDVTFGYSPLGVPQLADFTLEVGPGEQIALVGGSGSGKSTVSRLMAGHYQPWNGAVLVDGLPRTAIPRSVLAASVAFVDQEIFLFEGTVRDNVTLWDTTINDDEVVAALKDAEVYDVVSGRKGGIHSRVLEDGRNFSGGQRQRLEIARALVRAPSVLVLDEATSALDAETERRITANLRRRGCATVVIAHRLSTIRDSDEILVLNKGSVVERGKHDDLVLAGGPYAELIREH